A genomic region of Metopolophium dirhodum isolate CAU chromosome 1, ASM1992520v1, whole genome shotgun sequence contains the following coding sequences:
- the LOC132934589 gene encoding uncharacterized protein PF3D7_0207100-like isoform X5, whose protein sequence is MSPSNSKLSPNHKTTSCIKNKNGKKKGKMSFLRTSKNDVTDDFYFKRKKSIKHSQVDINNAVLAAPNGCIMTRNKLKKQLTNYSELVETTAIEDKCLKIDNIRSKSKKVFTKEISSPYPGKQLDTYYKKRIPSLFESDSDPEIDYFQIKDSIKNEVEEISTCISYPDDRFYPAFDKNVNMRTYFNKKLYPINNKSDVQSLNTFEKINEEPSSSYYRDKTAHDSNQCKSISQNYSKTSKSLKVTGPTKSVQTNSEGDEYIVVTESFIRQLKNELKITKTQSQGKYNNPATISEEIIDLSNIQTFKCDKSSSDQSIENHPNSEKNITHHLSQDQIEPDQYFHTVIKDEIKNNPKYYNSKGRYNCLLKNDNLSSTNDSYSNKNDLNYKCYCKNFRSFNKDVDKIFTSKIKHFAFNNNAKKLREKILREKHLEANILNMLITKVHKNIIQSSEHIPIFNSISINKKYKKCIDLKENHHIKQEDTKTNAVGKINTNTSCILKVADSSKDERTIDCLSSAASIKNFSTDVKICEKNLINPKKKQSSELKFIKVSNPILPKNIKSNPITEENNFVFLQKPNAQKSNSLQKSRSPMLPHISENNNNEPVNNSCDVSVDNITFSLNNKSSDDDGNRRLIDPVITM, encoded by the exons ATGAGCCcaagtaata GCAAATTGTCACCAAATCACAAAACAACatcatgcattaaaaataaaaatggaaaaaagaAGGGAAAAATGTCATTTTTAAGAACATCAAAGAATGATGTAACTGATGATTTTTACT ttaaaagaaaaaaatccatTAAACATTCTCAAGTAGATATAAATAATGCAGTCCTGGCAGCACCAAATGGTTGTATTATGACaagaaataaactaaaaaaacaactaacaa actatagtgaATTAGTAGAAACAACTGCCATAGAagataaatgtttgaaaattgacaatattagaagtaaatcaaaaaaag ttTTCACTAAGGAAATTTCTTCTCCATATCCTGGAAAACAActtgatacctattataaaaaaagaatacctTCATTATTTGAATCAGATTCTGATCCAgaaattgattattttcaaataaaggatagtataaaaa aTGAAGTGGAAGAAATATCCACTTGTATTTCTTATCCAGACGATAGATTTTATCCTGCATTcgacaaaa atgttAATATGAGaacttattttaacaaaaaattatatcctATTAACAATAAGTCTGATGTACAAT cattaaatacatttgaaaaaattaatgaagAACCATCAAGTTCATATTATCGCGATAAAACTGCCCATGACTCTAATCAGTGTAAAAGCATTTCACAAAATTACAGTAAAACCAGTAAATCATTGAAAGTtacag gtCCTACAAAAAGTGTGCAAACAAATTCTGAGGGTGATGAATATATTGTTGTTACTGAATCATTTATAAGACAACTAAAAAACgaattgaaaattacaaaaacacaaTCACAAGGTA AGTATAACAATCCAGCTACAATTTCAGAGGAAATTATAGATCTAAGTAACATACAGACTTTCAAATGTGATAAGAGTAGTTCAg atcAATCTATAGAAAATCATCctaattctgaaaaaaatatcactCACCATCTTTCACAAGATCAGATTGAACCTGATCAGTATTTTCATACAGTAATTAAAGATGAGATAAAAAATaatcctaaatattataatagtaaaggAAGATATAATTGTTTACTCAAAAATGACAATTTAAGTTCTACTAATGATAGTTACTCAAATAAAAACG ATCTTAACTACaaatgctattgtaaaaattttagaAGTTTTAACAAAGATGTTGATAAGATATTTACTTCTAAAATCAAGCATtttgcatttaataataatgctaaAAAACTTCGTGAAAAAATATTGCGTGAAAAACATTTAGAagctaatattttaaatatgcttaTTACCAAAGTGCACAAAAATATCATTCAATCAAGCGAACATATACCaatctttaattcaatttcaattaataaaaaatataaaaaatgcattGATTTAAAAGAGAATCATCACATTAAACaag AAGATACTAAAACAAATGCTGTTggcaaaattaatacaaatacatcATGTATCCTTAAAGTAGCTGATAGCTCAAAAGATGAAAGAACAATAGACTGTTTATCTTCAGCTGCAAGCATTAAaa ATTTTTCAACAGATGTCAAAATTTGTGAAAAGAACTTAATAAATCCAAAAAAGAAACAATCTTCTGAATTAAAGTTTATCAAAG tgTCGAACCCTATTTTACCAAAAAACATTAAGAGTAATCCTATTactgaagaaaataattttgttttcctgCAAAAACCAAATG CACAAAAATCGAATTCTCTACAGAAATCTAGaa
- the LOC132934589 gene encoding uncharacterized protein LOC132934589 isoform X6, whose translation MSPSNSKLSPNHKTTSCIKNKNGKKKGKMSFLRTSKNDVTDDFYFKRKKSIKHSQVDINNAVLAAPNGCIMTRNKLKKQLTNYSELVETTAIEDKCLKIDNIRSKSKKVFTKEISSPYPGKQLDTYYKKRIPSLFESDSDPEIDYFQIKDSIKNEVEEISTCISYPDDRFYPAFDKNVNMRTYFNKKLYPINNKSDVQSLNTFEKINEEPSSSYYRDKTAHDSNQCKSISQNYSKTSKSLKVTGPTKSVQTNSEGDEYIVVTESFIRQLKNELKITKTQSQGKYNNPATISEEIIDLSNIQTFKCDKSSSDQSIENHPNSEKNITHHLSQDQIEPDQYFHTVIKDEIKNNPKYYNSKGRYNCLLKNDNLSSTNDSYSNKNDLNYKCYCKNFRSFNKDVDKIFTSKIKHFAFNNNAKKLREKILREKHLEANILNMLITKVHKNIIQSSEHIPIFNSISINKKYKKCIDLKENHHIKQEDTKTNAVGKINTNTSCILKVADSSKDERTIDCLSSAASIKNFSTDVKICEKNLINPKKKQSSELKFIKVSNPILPKNIKSNPITEENNFVFLQKPNGESILKSEINNRNLQKKIN comes from the exons ATGAGCCcaagtaata GCAAATTGTCACCAAATCACAAAACAACatcatgcattaaaaataaaaatggaaaaaagaAGGGAAAAATGTCATTTTTAAGAACATCAAAGAATGATGTAACTGATGATTTTTACT ttaaaagaaaaaaatccatTAAACATTCTCAAGTAGATATAAATAATGCAGTCCTGGCAGCACCAAATGGTTGTATTATGACaagaaataaactaaaaaaacaactaacaa actatagtgaATTAGTAGAAACAACTGCCATAGAagataaatgtttgaaaattgacaatattagaagtaaatcaaaaaaag ttTTCACTAAGGAAATTTCTTCTCCATATCCTGGAAAACAActtgatacctattataaaaaaagaatacctTCATTATTTGAATCAGATTCTGATCCAgaaattgattattttcaaataaaggatagtataaaaa aTGAAGTGGAAGAAATATCCACTTGTATTTCTTATCCAGACGATAGATTTTATCCTGCATTcgacaaaa atgttAATATGAGaacttattttaacaaaaaattatatcctATTAACAATAAGTCTGATGTACAAT cattaaatacatttgaaaaaattaatgaagAACCATCAAGTTCATATTATCGCGATAAAACTGCCCATGACTCTAATCAGTGTAAAAGCATTTCACAAAATTACAGTAAAACCAGTAAATCATTGAAAGTtacag gtCCTACAAAAAGTGTGCAAACAAATTCTGAGGGTGATGAATATATTGTTGTTACTGAATCATTTATAAGACAACTAAAAAACgaattgaaaattacaaaaacacaaTCACAAGGTA AGTATAACAATCCAGCTACAATTTCAGAGGAAATTATAGATCTAAGTAACATACAGACTTTCAAATGTGATAAGAGTAGTTCAg atcAATCTATAGAAAATCATCctaattctgaaaaaaatatcactCACCATCTTTCACAAGATCAGATTGAACCTGATCAGTATTTTCATACAGTAATTAAAGATGAGATAAAAAATaatcctaaatattataatagtaaaggAAGATATAATTGTTTACTCAAAAATGACAATTTAAGTTCTACTAATGATAGTTACTCAAATAAAAACG ATCTTAACTACaaatgctattgtaaaaattttagaAGTTTTAACAAAGATGTTGATAAGATATTTACTTCTAAAATCAAGCATtttgcatttaataataatgctaaAAAACTTCGTGAAAAAATATTGCGTGAAAAACATTTAGAagctaatattttaaatatgcttaTTACCAAAGTGCACAAAAATATCATTCAATCAAGCGAACATATACCaatctttaattcaatttcaattaataaaaaatataaaaaatgcattGATTTAAAAGAGAATCATCACATTAAACaag AAGATACTAAAACAAATGCTGTTggcaaaattaatacaaatacatcATGTATCCTTAAAGTAGCTGATAGCTCAAAAGATGAAAGAACAATAGACTGTTTATCTTCAGCTGCAAGCATTAAaa ATTTTTCAACAGATGTCAAAATTTGTGAAAAGAACTTAATAAATCCAAAAAAGAAACAATCTTCTGAATTAAAGTTTATCAAAG tgTCGAACCCTATTTTACCAAAAAACATTAAGAGTAATCCTATTactgaagaaaataattttgttttcctgCAAAAACCAAATG GTGAATCAATATTAAAGTCAGAAATTAATAACCGtaacctacaaaaaaaaattaattaa
- the LOC132934567 gene encoding tubulin beta chain-like isoform X1, translating to MREICHLQAGQCGNQIGAKFWEVISDEHGIDPTGSYHGDSDLQLERINVYYTEALGGKYVPRAVLVDLEPGTMDSVRSGPFGQIFRPDNFVFGQSGAGNNWAKGHYTEGAELVDSVLDVVRKEAESCDCLQGFQLTHSLGGGTGSGMGTLLISKIREEYPDRIMTTYSIVPSPKVSDTVVEPYNSTLSVHQLVENTDKTFCIDNEALYDICFRTLKLTTPTYGDLNHLVSAAMCGVTTCFRFPGQLNSDLRKLAVNMVPFPRLHFFITGFAPLTSRGSQQYRALTVPELVQQMFDAKNMMAACDPRHGRYLTAASIFRGRMSMKEVDEQMLNIQTKNSSYFVEWIPNNTKTAVCDIPPRGLKMSATFIGNTTAIQEMFKRVSEQFTSMFRRKAFLHWYTGEGMDEMEFTEAESNMNDLVSEYQQYQDATIDEDGEGDDDDEDAEA from the exons atGCGTGAAATTTGTCACTTGCAAGCTGGCCAATGTGGAAATCAAATTGGTGcaaag TTTTGGGAAGTAATATCCGATGAGCATGGCATTGATCCAACCGGATCATATCATGGAGATTCCGATCTACAGTTAGAAAGAATCAATGTCTATTACACTGAAGCACTTG GTGGTAAGTATGTTCCTCGAGCAGTGCTTGTAGATTTGGAACCTGGGACAATGGATTCGGTAAGATCTGGCCCTTTTGGTCAAATATTCCGACCAGATAACTTTGTTTTTGGACAATCTGGTGCAGGCAATAACTGGGCTAAAGGACATTACACGGAAGGTGCTGAGTTAGTGGATTCAGTGCTAGACGTAGTCag GAAAGAGGCAGAGAGTTGTGATTGCCTGCAAGGGTTTCAACTGACTCATTCGCTAGGTGGCGGAACTGGTTCCGGGATGGGCACACTTTTGATATCAAAAATTCGTGAAGAATACCCGGATAGGATCATGACTACATACAGCATCGTTCCATCACCCAAG GTATCCGACACAGTCGTGGAACCATACAATTCCACGTTGTCCGTCCACCAGTTGGTAGAGAACACCGACAAAACATTTTGCATCGACAACGAAGCGCTGTATGATATATGCTTCCGGACGCTAAAGCTCACTACTCCTACGTACGGCGACCTGAATCACTTGGTATCGGCGGCAATGTGCGGCGTGACCACTTGTTTCCGGTTTCCCGGGCAGCTCAATTCAGACCTCCGGAAGCTGGCCGTCAACATGGTACCGTTCCCGCGTTTGCACTTCTTCATAACTGGCTTTGCGCCGCTTACATCCCGTGGGAGCCAACAGTACCGTGCGCTCACTGTCCCGGAACTAGTGCAGCAGATGTTCGATGCCAAGAACATGATGGCAGCGTGTGACCCCAGACACGGCCGATACCTGACGGCTGCGAGCATATTCCGGGGACGTATGTCCATGAAAGAGGTTGATGAGCAGATGCTAAATATACAGACCAAGAACTCCAGCTACTTCGTCGAATGGATACCGAACAACACGAAGACTGCGGTGTGTGATATACCACCCAGGGGCCTTAAGATGTCGGCCACGTTCATCGGAAACACAACAGCTATCCAGGAAATGTTTAAGCGCGTGTCTGAACAATTTACATCCATGTTCCGGCGAAAGGCATTTTTGCACTGGTACACTGGCGAGGGTATGGACGAGATGGAGTTCACCGAAGCTGAGTCAAACATGAATGATCTGGTATCCGAATACCAACAGTACCAGGACGCGACGATCGATGAGGACGGCGAAGGAGATGACGACGATGAGGATGCCGAAGCGTAA
- the LOC132934567 gene encoding tubulin beta chain-like isoform X2, which translates to MDYTSGKYVPRAVLVDLEPGTMDSVRSGPFGQIFRPDNFVFGQSGAGNNWAKGHYTEGAELVDSVLDVVRKEAESCDCLQGFQLTHSLGGGTGSGMGTLLISKIREEYPDRIMTTYSIVPSPKVSDTVVEPYNSTLSVHQLVENTDKTFCIDNEALYDICFRTLKLTTPTYGDLNHLVSAAMCGVTTCFRFPGQLNSDLRKLAVNMVPFPRLHFFITGFAPLTSRGSQQYRALTVPELVQQMFDAKNMMAACDPRHGRYLTAASIFRGRMSMKEVDEQMLNIQTKNSSYFVEWIPNNTKTAVCDIPPRGLKMSATFIGNTTAIQEMFKRVSEQFTSMFRRKAFLHWYTGEGMDEMEFTEAESNMNDLVSEYQQYQDATIDEDGEGDDDDEDAEA; encoded by the exons atggaTTATACGA GTGGTAAGTATGTTCCTCGAGCAGTGCTTGTAGATTTGGAACCTGGGACAATGGATTCGGTAAGATCTGGCCCTTTTGGTCAAATATTCCGACCAGATAACTTTGTTTTTGGACAATCTGGTGCAGGCAATAACTGGGCTAAAGGACATTACACGGAAGGTGCTGAGTTAGTGGATTCAGTGCTAGACGTAGTCag GAAAGAGGCAGAGAGTTGTGATTGCCTGCAAGGGTTTCAACTGACTCATTCGCTAGGTGGCGGAACTGGTTCCGGGATGGGCACACTTTTGATATCAAAAATTCGTGAAGAATACCCGGATAGGATCATGACTACATACAGCATCGTTCCATCACCCAAG GTATCCGACACAGTCGTGGAACCATACAATTCCACGTTGTCCGTCCACCAGTTGGTAGAGAACACCGACAAAACATTTTGCATCGACAACGAAGCGCTGTATGATATATGCTTCCGGACGCTAAAGCTCACTACTCCTACGTACGGCGACCTGAATCACTTGGTATCGGCGGCAATGTGCGGCGTGACCACTTGTTTCCGGTTTCCCGGGCAGCTCAATTCAGACCTCCGGAAGCTGGCCGTCAACATGGTACCGTTCCCGCGTTTGCACTTCTTCATAACTGGCTTTGCGCCGCTTACATCCCGTGGGAGCCAACAGTACCGTGCGCTCACTGTCCCGGAACTAGTGCAGCAGATGTTCGATGCCAAGAACATGATGGCAGCGTGTGACCCCAGACACGGCCGATACCTGACGGCTGCGAGCATATTCCGGGGACGTATGTCCATGAAAGAGGTTGATGAGCAGATGCTAAATATACAGACCAAGAACTCCAGCTACTTCGTCGAATGGATACCGAACAACACGAAGACTGCGGTGTGTGATATACCACCCAGGGGCCTTAAGATGTCGGCCACGTTCATCGGAAACACAACAGCTATCCAGGAAATGTTTAAGCGCGTGTCTGAACAATTTACATCCATGTTCCGGCGAAAGGCATTTTTGCACTGGTACACTGGCGAGGGTATGGACGAGATGGAGTTCACCGAAGCTGAGTCAAACATGAATGATCTGGTATCCGAATACCAACAGTACCAGGACGCGACGATCGATGAGGACGGCGAAGGAGATGACGACGATGAGGATGCCGAAGCGTAA
- the LOC132934567 gene encoding tubulin beta chain-like isoform X3, producing the protein MDSVRSGPFGQIFRPDNFVFGQSGAGNNWAKGHYTEGAELVDSVLDVVRKEAESCDCLQGFQLTHSLGGGTGSGMGTLLISKIREEYPDRIMTTYSIVPSPKVSDTVVEPYNSTLSVHQLVENTDKTFCIDNEALYDICFRTLKLTTPTYGDLNHLVSAAMCGVTTCFRFPGQLNSDLRKLAVNMVPFPRLHFFITGFAPLTSRGSQQYRALTVPELVQQMFDAKNMMAACDPRHGRYLTAASIFRGRMSMKEVDEQMLNIQTKNSSYFVEWIPNNTKTAVCDIPPRGLKMSATFIGNTTAIQEMFKRVSEQFTSMFRRKAFLHWYTGEGMDEMEFTEAESNMNDLVSEYQQYQDATIDEDGEGDDDDEDAEA; encoded by the exons ATGGATTCGGTAAGATCTGGCCCTTTTGGTCAAATATTCCGACCAGATAACTTTGTTTTTGGACAATCTGGTGCAGGCAATAACTGGGCTAAAGGACATTACACGGAAGGTGCTGAGTTAGTGGATTCAGTGCTAGACGTAGTCag GAAAGAGGCAGAGAGTTGTGATTGCCTGCAAGGGTTTCAACTGACTCATTCGCTAGGTGGCGGAACTGGTTCCGGGATGGGCACACTTTTGATATCAAAAATTCGTGAAGAATACCCGGATAGGATCATGACTACATACAGCATCGTTCCATCACCCAAG GTATCCGACACAGTCGTGGAACCATACAATTCCACGTTGTCCGTCCACCAGTTGGTAGAGAACACCGACAAAACATTTTGCATCGACAACGAAGCGCTGTATGATATATGCTTCCGGACGCTAAAGCTCACTACTCCTACGTACGGCGACCTGAATCACTTGGTATCGGCGGCAATGTGCGGCGTGACCACTTGTTTCCGGTTTCCCGGGCAGCTCAATTCAGACCTCCGGAAGCTGGCCGTCAACATGGTACCGTTCCCGCGTTTGCACTTCTTCATAACTGGCTTTGCGCCGCTTACATCCCGTGGGAGCCAACAGTACCGTGCGCTCACTGTCCCGGAACTAGTGCAGCAGATGTTCGATGCCAAGAACATGATGGCAGCGTGTGACCCCAGACACGGCCGATACCTGACGGCTGCGAGCATATTCCGGGGACGTATGTCCATGAAAGAGGTTGATGAGCAGATGCTAAATATACAGACCAAGAACTCCAGCTACTTCGTCGAATGGATACCGAACAACACGAAGACTGCGGTGTGTGATATACCACCCAGGGGCCTTAAGATGTCGGCCACGTTCATCGGAAACACAACAGCTATCCAGGAAATGTTTAAGCGCGTGTCTGAACAATTTACATCCATGTTCCGGCGAAAGGCATTTTTGCACTGGTACACTGGCGAGGGTATGGACGAGATGGAGTTCACCGAAGCTGAGTCAAACATGAATGATCTGGTATCCGAATACCAACAGTACCAGGACGCGACGATCGATGAGGACGGCGAAGGAGATGACGACGATGAGGATGCCGAAGCGTAA